A window of the Ipomoea triloba cultivar NCNSP0323 chromosome 14, ASM357664v1 genome harbors these coding sequences:
- the LOC116004892 gene encoding uncharacterized protein LOC116004892 gives MVAEKKEAAAGMESMAMGSGGGRSKPPLHNFTLPCGLKWGNQKFLRCAKLESDGEIGPVAQRRSSEQLIGKRRSLERRVGSEERVGNFGAGVEDGIAAVRKKLMNDLQAETDKMKNAILRTGLADEEEEEEVPPAPAPPRPAAEPAEQRSPPETTTDATDSARRWNLRARRSGTKHPNGFSAFPGESNPGLKIDVTISAAAGGGGGATVAGSSSGEKRDRAKFSLALSRREIEEDFAAIIHHRPPRRPKKRAKYVQKNLDTLFPGLWLTEITPDLYKVPEDQ, from the exons ATGGTTGCAGAGAAGAAGGAGGCGGCGGCGGGGATGGAGTCAATGGCGATGGGGTCGGGGGGTGGGAGATCGAAGCCGCCGCTGCACAATTTCACGCTGCCGTGTGGGCTCAAGTGGGGGAATCAGAAGTTTTTGAGGTGCGCTAAGCTCGAATCCGACGGGGAAATCGGTCCCGTCGCTCAGCGCCGCTCGTCGGAGCAGTTGATCGGGAAGCGGAGGTCGTTGGAGAGGCGGGTCGGGTCGGAGGAGCGGGTCGGGAATTTCGGGGCGGGCGTGGAAGACGGGATCGCCGCCGTGAGGAAGAAGCTGATGAATGATCTCCAAGCGGAGACGGATAAGATGAAAAACGCGATTTTGAGAACGGGCTTGGCGgatgaggaggaggaagaggaagttccgccggcgccggcgccgccgcGTCCGGCGGCGGAACCGGCTGAGCAACGCTCTCCGCCGGAAACCACAACTGATGCAACGGACTCCGCCCGCCGCTGGAACTTGCGGGCCCGCCGCTCGGGAACTAAACACCCTAACGGATTCTCCGCTTTTCCCGGCGAATCGAACCCCGGTTTGAAGATCGATGTAACAATCTCCGCCGccgcaggcggcggcggcggcgccacCGTCGCAGGTTCCTCCAGCGGCGAGAAGCGGGACAGAGCGAAATTCTCCCTCGCTCTCTCCCGGCGAGAGATCGAGGAAGATTTCGCGGCGATTATCCATCACAGACCCCCTCGCCGCCCCAAGAAACGAGCTAAATATGTTCAGAAAAATTTGGAT ACTCTATTCCCTGGATTGTGGCTGACAGAAATCACACCTGACCTCTACAAAGTTCCTGAAGATCAgtag
- the LOC116005017 gene encoding uncharacterized protein LOC116005017, which produces MAVDVCSEASSSTASPRISFSHDLQDSDHIVPADDPFLFEPTIDFDFHFCTTAGHHTLSADELFANGQILPVEIKKLPAASPAPKIPPRLSNSDENRKMLKEFLSTTPESDEDSSPPAKHFWHFRRSSSLNSAGTGHGLVRQVRSLQFLSRSNSTGSAPTPKPHAPPRARRKQRSKSEPFISRSVSSLLFNTQSQSHLNCSKKNTNNSALKKSSSCRSSSGGHGVRISPVLNIPPNYISKTTFFGLGSLFCNGKSSKKKKRSL; this is translated from the coding sequence ATGGCCGTGGATGTATGCTCCGAGGCCTCAAGCTCGACGGCGAGCCCAAGAATCTCCTTCTCCCATGATCTCCAAGATTCTGACCACATCGTCCCCGCCGACGATCCCTTCCTCTTCGAACCCACCATCGACTTCGACTTCCACTTCTGCACCACCGCCGGCCACCACACCCTTTCCGCCGACGAGCTCTTCGCCAACGGCCAGATCCTCCCGGTGGAAATCAAGAAACTCCCGGCGGCCTCGCCGGCGCCCAAAATTCCGCCCCGCCTCTCAAATTCCGACGAAAACCGAAAGATGCTAAAGGAATTCCTGTCCACAACCCCAGAATCCGACGAAGACTCCTCGCCGCCGGCGAAACATTTCTGGCATTTCCGCCGGAGCAGCAGCCTGAACAGCGCCGGCACCGGCCACGGCCTAGTCCGGCAAGTCCGCTCCCTCCAATTCCTCTCCCGCAGCAACTCCACCGGCTCCGCCCCCACCCCCAAACCCCACGCGCCGCCGCGTGCCCGCCGGAAACAGAGATCAAAATCGGAGCCGTTCATCTCACGCTCAGTCTCGTCATTACTATTCAACACCCAAAGCCAAAGCCATTTGAATTGttcaaagaaaaacacaaacaattcgGCATTAAAGAAGAGCAGTAGCTGCAGATCTTCTTCCGGCGGGCATGGCGTGAGAATCAGCCCAGTATTAAACATCCCACCTAATTACATCTCAAAAACTACTTTTTTTGGGTTAGGTTCTTTGTTTTGTAATGGTAAGTCTtctaaaaagaagaagagatcaCTGTGA
- the LOC116004879 gene encoding uncharacterized protein LOC116004879, translated as MAMGPERSRPLHNFTLPCELKWGNQKFLRCVKLDSNGEIAAVHRRSNGSSEPPSTAARRRLATAGAGVHRSGSNGEMGAGKKASPEKFDDGIASVREKLMFDLQTAADKMKDAILREGLKEEEEHGEEPAAAAAMEDDNPHSPPPPTTVPPPESAAADPNKPWSLRTRRSAVKPPNGFAAADGGGGGSRPENNSPLPIHRSGVAAAAPPSVPSGEKRERAKFAVPLARREIEEDFMAIVGHRPARRPKKRAKLVQKNLDTLFPGLWLTEITADLYKVPDDQ; from the exons ATGGCGATGGGGCCGGAAAGATCAAGGCCGCTGCATAATTTCACGCTTCCCTGTGAATTGAAGTGGGGGAACCAGAAGTTCTTGAGATGCGTTAAGCTGGATTCCAACGGGGAAATCGCCGCGGTTCACCGGAGGTCTAATGGCTCGTCGGAGCCGCCGTCCACGGCGGCGAGGAGGAGGCTTGCGACGGCGGGGGCCGGGGTTCACCGCTCCGGATCAAACGGAGAAATGGGTGCGGGAAAAAAGGCCTCGCCGGAGAAATTCGACGACGGGATCGCCTCCGTGAGGGAGAAGTTGATGTTCGATCTCCAAACGGCGGCGGATAAGATGAAAGACGCAATTCTCCGGGAGGGTTTGAAGGAGGAGGAAGAGCACGGTGAAGaaccggcggcggcggcggcgatggAAGATGACAACCCACACTCCCCGCCACCGCCCACCACTGTCCCGCCACCGGAATCCGCCGCCGCCGACCCGAATAAGCCGTGGAGCTTGAGGACTCGCCGCTCCGCCGTTAAACCACCGAACGGTTTCGCCGCCGcagacggcggcggcggcggatcGAGACCCGAGAACAATTCCCCATTACCAATACACCGAAGTGGCGTCGCCGCCGCCGCTCCGCCGTCCGTTCCGAGCGGCGAGAAGCGCGAGAGAGCGAAGTTCGCCGTCCCGCTCGCCCGGCGTGAGATCGAGGAGGATTTCATGGCCATAGTAGGGCACAGACCCGCCCGCCGCCCCAAGAAAAGAGCTAAATTGGTTCAGAAAAACTTAGAT ACCCTTTTTCCGGGCTTGTGGTTGACGGAGATTACAGCTGACTTATACAAAGTTCCAGATGATcagtag